Proteins from one Myxococcus xanthus genomic window:
- a CDS encoding RtcB family protein, giving the protein METLPEVPQQLEPLIRQIGPALYELGQGFREDMRVPARIVADSELLQQMVQDRSVPQLVNVTTLPGIQGFAIGMPDMHEGYGFPVGGVAGTALPDGVISPGGIGFDINCGVRLLATGLRHEDVKEVLPKVAHDLARSIPTGFGRHGRLSLAPEQMDRVLTEGVPYLVDVLGLGTPEDVDYLEARGCLDGADTAKVSVRAQERGHDQLGTLGGGNHFLEVQRVERVLDSEAAPALGLFEGQLTVLIHTGSRGLGHQVCTDAVRTMDRALAREGIQLVDRQLACAPLSSAEGQDYFAAMCAAANFAWANRQVLTYRVREVFRRWFGDRSAAWPRIVYDVAHNIAKLEPHGGQRLCVHRKGATRAFGPGHPELPAAYHQVGQPVFIPGSMGTASFVLVGKEAAEAISLSSACHGAGRRLSRAASKRQVVGSELRAALNRQGIAVECPSNAELAEEAPLAYKDVDRVVDVVEAAGIARKVARLVPLAVLKG; this is encoded by the coding sequence ATGGAGACACTTCCCGAGGTCCCGCAGCAGCTCGAGCCGCTCATCCGGCAGATAGGGCCCGCCCTGTATGAACTGGGCCAGGGCTTCCGAGAGGACATGCGGGTACCGGCCCGCATCGTCGCGGACTCGGAGTTGCTCCAGCAGATGGTCCAGGACCGGAGCGTGCCTCAGCTCGTCAATGTCACCACACTGCCGGGCATCCAGGGCTTCGCCATCGGGATGCCGGACATGCACGAGGGCTACGGCTTCCCCGTGGGCGGCGTGGCGGGTACCGCGTTGCCGGATGGCGTCATCTCGCCGGGCGGCATCGGGTTCGATATCAACTGCGGCGTGAGATTGCTGGCGACCGGGCTTCGGCACGAGGACGTGAAGGAGGTCCTGCCGAAGGTGGCTCACGACCTCGCTCGGAGCATTCCCACAGGCTTCGGCCGGCATGGCCGCCTGTCGTTGGCGCCCGAGCAGATGGATCGGGTCCTCACGGAGGGCGTCCCCTATCTGGTGGACGTGCTGGGACTGGGAACACCGGAGGACGTCGACTACCTGGAGGCCAGAGGCTGCCTCGATGGCGCCGACACAGCCAAGGTCTCTGTCCGGGCCCAGGAGCGGGGGCATGACCAGCTTGGAACGCTCGGTGGCGGCAACCACTTCCTGGAAGTGCAGCGGGTGGAGCGCGTCCTCGACTCGGAGGCGGCCCCGGCGCTCGGGCTGTTCGAGGGCCAGCTCACCGTGCTCATCCATACGGGCTCGCGCGGACTGGGGCACCAGGTCTGCACGGATGCGGTGCGCACCATGGACCGCGCCCTGGCCCGCGAGGGCATCCAGCTCGTGGACCGTCAACTCGCCTGTGCGCCGCTGTCGTCGGCGGAGGGGCAGGACTACTTCGCGGCCATGTGCGCCGCGGCCAACTTCGCCTGGGCCAACCGGCAGGTGCTCACCTACCGGGTGCGAGAGGTGTTCCGCCGGTGGTTCGGAGACCGTTCCGCTGCGTGGCCTCGCATCGTCTATGACGTGGCCCACAACATCGCGAAGTTGGAGCCGCATGGAGGCCAGCGCCTCTGTGTACACCGCAAGGGCGCGACGCGGGCCTTCGGTCCAGGGCACCCCGAGCTGCCCGCGGCCTACCATCAGGTCGGCCAGCCCGTGTTCATCCCCGGAAGCATGGGCACGGCGTCGTTCGTGCTGGTGGGGAAGGAGGCTGCCGAGGCCATCTCACTCAGCAGCGCCTGCCATGGGGCGGGACGGCGGCTGAGCCGGGCCGCTTCCAAACGCCAGGTGGTGGGAAGTGAGCTGCGCGCGGCGCTGAATCGTCAGGGCATCGCCGTGGAGTGTCCCTCCAATGCGGAGCTCGCGGAGGAAGCACCCCTGGCCTACAAGGACGTGGATCGGGTGGTGGACGTGGTCGAGGCGGCTGGCATCGCGCGGAAGGTGGCGCGGCTGGTGCCGCTCGCCGTGTTGAAAGGCTGA